One genomic window of Piliocolobus tephrosceles isolate RC106 chromosome 19, ASM277652v3, whole genome shotgun sequence includes the following:
- the TSPEAR gene encoding thrombospondin-type laminin G domain and EAR repeat-containing protein translates to MGPKLGQRNEYLLTVVAEESDLLLLGLRFSPAQLHFLFLREDTAGAWQTRVSFRSPALVDSRWHTLVLAVSAGVFSLTTDCGLPVDIMADVPFPATLSVRGARFFVGSRRRAKGLFTGLVRQLVLLPGSDATPRLCPSGNAPLAVLSIPRVLQALTGKPEDNEVLKYPYETNIRVTLGPRPPCTEVEDAQFWFDASRKGLYLCVGNEWVSVLAAKERLDYVEEHQNLFTNSETLGIEVFRIPQVGLFVATANRKATSAVYKWTEGKFVSYQNIPTHQAQAWRHFTIGKKIFLAVANFEPDEKGQEFSVIYKWSHRKLKFTPYQSIATHSARDWEAFEVDGEHFLAVANHREGDNHNIDSVIYKWNPATRLFEANQTIATSGAYDWEFFSVGPYSFLVVANTFNGTSTKVHSHLYIRLLGSFQLFQSFPTFGAADWEVFHIGERIFLAVANSHSYDVEMQVQNDSYVINSVIYELNVTAQAFVKFQDILTCSALDWEFFSVGEDYFLVVANSFDGRTFSVNSIIYRWQGYEGFVAVHSLPTVGCRDWEAFSTTAGAYLIYSSAKEPLSRVLRLRTR, encoded by the exons ATGGGACCCAAACTAGGACAA AGAAACGAGTACCTGCTGACGGTGGTGGCGGAGGAGAGCGACCTGCTGCTGCTCGGCCTGCGGTTCTCGCCTGCCCAGCTGCACTTCCTGTTCCTTCGTGAGGACACGGCCGGTGCCTGGCAGACCCGAGTGTCCTTCCGCAGCCCAGCCCTGGTGGACAGTCGCTGGCACACGCTGGTCCTGGCTGTGTCTGCAGGCGTCTTCTCCCTCACCACGGACTGTGGCCTCCCGGTGGACAT AATGGCCGATGTGCCCTTCCCGGCCACCCTGTCGGTGAGAGGAGCTCGATTCTTCGTCGGCAGCCGGAGGAGAGCCAAAGGCCTGTTCACG GGCCTGGTGAGGCAGCTGGTCCTGCTGCCCGGCTCAGACGCCACCCCAAGGCTGTGTCCCAGCGGGAATGCCCCGCTGGCCGTGCTGTCCATCCCACGGGTCCTGCAGGCTCTCACGGGGAAGCCAGAAGATAACGAGGTGCTAAAATATCCCTACG AAACCAACATTCGAGTGACACTGGGACCCCGGCCACCGTGTACCGAGGTGGAAGACGCCCAGTTCTGGTTTGATGCTAGCCGGAAGGGGCTGTACCTGTGTGTTGGCAACGAGTGGGTCTCCGTGTTAGCAG CCAAAGAAAGACTGGACTACGTGGAGGAGCATCAGAACTTGTTCACCAACTCAGAGACCCTGGGCATCGAGGTGTTCCGCATCCCCCAGGTGGGGCTTTTTGTGGCCACAGCCAATCGCAAAGCCACATCCGCGGTCTACAAGTGGACGGAAGGGAAGTTCGTCTCCTATCAGAACATCCCCACGCACCAAGCACAGGCCTGGAGGCATTTCACCATCGGGAAAAAG ATCTTCCTGGCAGTGGCTAATTTTGAACCAGATGAAAAGGGTCAGGAGTTCTCTGTCATTTACAAATGGAGCCACAGAAAGCTGAAGTTTACCCCATATCAGAGCATTGCCACACACAGCGCCCGAGACTGGGAGGCCTTCGAGGTGGATGGGGAGCACTTCCTGGCGGTGGCCAACCACCGGGAAG GCGACAACCACAACATCGACAGCGTCATCTACAAGTGGAACCCGGCAACCCGGCTCTTCGAGGCCAACCAGACCATTGCCACCTCGGGCGCCTACGACTGGGAGTTCTTCAGTGTGGGGCCCTACTCGTTCCTGGTGGTGGCCAACACCTTCAACGGCACGTCCACAAAGGTGCACTCGCACCTCTACATCCGGCTCCTGGGCTCCTTCCAGCTCTTCCAGTCCTTCCCG ACATTCGGTGCTGCGGACTGGGAGGTCTTCCACATCGGGGAGAGGATCTTCCTCGCTGTGGCGAACAGTCACAGCTACGATGTGGAGATGCAAGTCCAGAATGATTCCTACGTCATCAACTCAGTCATCTACGAGCTGAACGTGACCGCGCAGGCCTTTGTCAAGTTCCAGGACATCCTCACCTGCAG CGCTCTGGACTGGGAGTTTTTCTCGGTGGGAGAAGATTACTTCCTGGTGGTCGCTAACTCCTTTGATGGGCGCACCTTCTCGGTGA
- the LOC111526798 gene encoding keratin-associated protein 10-1-like isoform X5 — protein sequence MAASTMSVCSSACTDSWQVDNCAESCCEPRCCAPSCCAPAPCLTLVCTPVSCVSSPCCQAACEPSPCQSGCTSSCTSSCCQQSSCQPACCTSCPCQPACCTSSLCQQACCVPVCCKPACCMPVCCKPVCCVPTCSEFSSSCCQQSSSQPACYTSLPCQQACCMPVCCKPVCCVPVCSGASSLCCQQSSCQPACCTTSCCRPSSSVSLLCRPVCRSTCCVPVPSCCAPTSSCQTSCCRPASCVSLLCRPTCSRPAC from the exons atgGCCGCGTCCACGATGTCCGTCTGCTCCAGCGCCTGCACTGACTCCTGGCAGGTGGACAACTGCGCAGAGAGCTGCTGTGAGCCCCGCTGCTGCGCCCCCAGCTGCTGCGCCCCGGCCCCCTGCCTGACCCTGGTCTGCACCCCAGTGAGCTGTGTGTCCAGCCCCTGCTGCCAGGCGGCCTGTGAGCCCAGCCCCTGCCAATCAGGCTGCACCAGCTCCTGCACGTCCTCGTGCTGCCAGCAGTCTAGCTGCCAGCCGGCTTGCTGCACCTCCTGTCCCTGCCAGCCGGCTTGCTGCACCTCCTCTCTGTGCCAGCAGGCGTGCTGTGTACCCGTCTGCTGCAAGCCT GCCTGCTGCATGCCCGTCTGCTGCAAGCCTGTGTGCTGTGTGCCCACCTGCTCTGAGTTTTCCTCTTCATGCTGCCAACAGTCTAGCTCCCAGCCAGCTTGCTACACCTCCTTGCCCTGCCAGCAGGCCTGCTGCATGCCCGTCTGCTGCAAGCCCGTCTGCTGTGTGCCTGTCTGCTCTGGGGCTTCCTCTCTGTGCTGCCAGCAGTCTAGCTGCCAGCCGGCTTGCTGTACCACCTCCTGCTGCAGACCCTCCTCCTCTGTGTCGCTCCTCTGCCGCCCCGTGTGCAGGTCCACCTGCTGCGTGCCCGTCCCCTCCTGCTGTGCCCCCACCTCCTCCTGCCAGACCAGCTGCTGCCGCCCGGCCTCCTGCGTGTCCCTCCTCTGCCGCCCCACGTGCTCCCGCCCGGCCTGCTGA
- the LOC111526798 gene encoding keratin-associated protein 10-3-like isoform X6, whose translation MAASTMSVCSSACTDSWQVDNCAESCCEPRCCAPSCCAPAPCLTLVCTPVSCVSSPCCQAACEPSPCQSGCTSSCTSSCCQQSSCQPACCTSCPCQPACCTSSLCQQACCVPVCCKPVCCVPACCMPVCCKPVCCVPVCSGASSLCCQQSSCQPACCTTSCCRPSSSVSLLCRPVCRSTCCVPVPSCCAPTSSCQTSCCRPASCVSLLCRPTCSRPAC comes from the exons atgGCCGCGTCCACGATGTCCGTCTGCTCCAGCGCCTGCACTGACTCCTGGCAGGTGGACAACTGCGCAGAGAGCTGCTGTGAGCCCCGCTGCTGCGCCCCCAGCTGCTGCGCCCCGGCCCCCTGCCTGACCCTGGTCTGCACCCCAGTGAGCTGTGTGTCCAGCCCCTGCTGCCAGGCGGCCTGTGAGCCCAGCCCCTGCCAATCAGGCTGCACCAGCTCCTGCACGTCCTCGTGCTGCCAGCAGTCTAGCTGCCAGCCGGCTTGCTGCACCTCCTGTCCCTGCCAGCCGGCTTGCTGCACCTCCTCTCTGTGCCAGCAGGCGTGCTGTGTACCCGTCTGCTGCAAGCCTGTGTGCTGTGTGCCC GCCTGCTGCATGCCCGTCTGCTGCAAGCCCGTCTGCTGTGTGCCTGTCTGCTCTGGGGCTTCCTCTCTGTGCTGCCAGCAGTCTAGCTGCCAGCCGGCTTGCTGTACCACCTCCTGCTGCAGACCCTCCTCCTCTGTGTCGCTCCTCTGCCGCCCCGTGTGCAGGTCCACCTGCTGCGTGCCCGTCCCCTCCTGCTGTGCCCCCACCTCCTCCTGCCAGACCAGCTGCTGCCGCCCGGCCTCCTGCGTGTCCCTCCTCTGCCGCCCCACGTGCTCCCGCCCGGCCTGCTGA
- the LOC111526798 gene encoding keratin-associated protein 10-1-like isoform X2: MAASTMSVCSSACTDSWQVDDCAESCCEPPCCAPSCCAPAPCLTLVCTPVSCVSSPCCQAACEPSPCQSGCTSSCTSSCCQQSSCQPACCTSSACQQACCVPVCCKTVCCKPVCCVPTCSGDSSSCCQQSSCQQACCTSSPCQQSSCVPTCCVPVCCKPVCRVPVCCGASSCCQQSSCQPVCCASSSCQQACCVPVCCKAVCCKPVCCVPVCSGASSLCCQQSSCQPACCTSSCCRPSSSVSLLCRPVCSSTCCVPVPSCCAPASSCQTSCCRPASCVSLLCRPTCSCPAC; the protein is encoded by the exons atgGCCGCGTCCACGATGTCCGTCTGCTCCAGCGCCTGCACTGACTCCTGGCAG GTGGACGACTGCGCAGAGAGCTGCTGTGAGCCCCCCTGCTGCGCCCCCAGCTGCTGCGCCCCGGCCCCCTGCCTGACCCTGGTCTGCACCCCAGTGAGCTGTGTGTCCAGCCCCTGCTGCCAGGCGGCCTGTGAGCCCAGCCCCTGCCAATCAGGCTGCACCAGCTCCTGCACGTCCTCGTGCTGCCAGCAGTCTAGCTGCCAGCCGGCTTGCTGCACCTCCTCCGCCTGCCAGCAGGCATGCTGTGTGCCTGTCTGCTGCAAGACTGTGTGCTGCAAGCCCGTGTGCTGTGTGCCCACCTGCTCTGGGGATTCCTCTTCATGCTGCCAGCAGTCCAGCTGCCAGCAAGCTTGCTGCACCTCTTCCCCGTGTCAGCAGTCCTCCTGTGTGCCC ACCTGCTGTGTGCCCGTCTGCTGCAAGCCTGTGTGCCGTGTGCCTGTCTGCTGTGGGGCTTCCTCATGCTGCCAGCAGTCTAGCTGCCAGCCAGTTTGCTGTGCCTCTTCCTCCTGCCAGCAGGCCTGCTGTGTGCCTGTCTGCTGCAAGGCCGTCTGCTGTAAGCCCGTctgctgtgtgcctgtgtgctctGGGGCTTCCTCTCTGTGCTGCCAGCAGTCTAGCTGCCAGCCGGCTTGCTGCACCTCCTCCTGCTGCAGACCTTCCTCCTCCGTGTCCCTCCTCTGCCGTCCCGTGTGCAGCTCCACCTGCTGCGTGCCCGTCCCCTCCTGCTGTGCCCCCGCCTCCTCCTGCCAGACCAGCTGCTGCCGCCCGGCCTCCTGCGTGTCCCTCCTCTGCCGCCCCACGTGCTCCTGCCCGGCCTGCTGA
- the LOC111526798 gene encoding keratin-associated protein 10-1-like isoform X3, whose amino-acid sequence MAASTMSVCSSACTDSWQVDNCAESCCEPRCCAPSCCAPAPCLTLVCTPVSCVSSPCCQAACEPSPCQSGCTSSCTSSCCQQSSCQPACCTSCPCQPACCMPVCCKPVCCVPTCSEFSSSCCQQSSCQPACCTSSPCQQTCCVPVCCKPVCRVPVCCGASSCCQQSSCQPVCCASSSCQQACCVPVCCKAVCCKPVCCVPVCSGASSLCCQQSSCQPACCTSSCCRPSSSVSLLCRPVCSSTCCVPVPSCCAPASSCQTSCCRPASCVSLLCRPTCSCPAC is encoded by the exons atgGCCGCGTCCACGATGTCCGTCTGCTCCAGCGCCTGCACTGACTCCTGGCAGGTGGACAACTGCGCAGAGAGCTGCTGTGAGCCCCGCTGCTGCGCCCCCAGCTGCTGCGCCCCGGCCCCCTGCCTGACCCTGGTCTGCACCCCAGTGAGCTGTGTGTCCAGCCCCTGCTGCCAGGCGGCCTGTGAGCCCAGCCCCTGCCAATCAGGCTGCACCAGCTCCTGCACGTCCTCGTGCTGCCAGCAGTCTAGCTGCCAGCCGGCTTGCTGCACCTCCTGTCCCTGCCAGCCG GCCTGCTGCATGCCCGTCTGCTGCAAGCCTGTGTGCTGTGTGCCCACCTGCTCTGAGTTTTCCTCTTCATGCTGCCAACA A TCTAGCTGCCAGCCGGCTTGCTGCACCTCCTCCCCCTGCCAGCAGACCTGCTGTGTGCCCGTCTGCTGCAAGCCTGTGTGCCGTGTGCCTGTCTGCTGTGGGGCTTCCTCATGCTGCCAGCAGTCTAGCTGCCAGCCAGTTTGCTGTGCCTCTTCCTCCTGCCAGCAGGCCTGCTGTGTGCCTGTCTGCTGCAAGGCCGTCTGCTGTAAGCCCGTctgctgtgtgcctgtgtgctctGGGGCTTCCTCTCTGTGCTGCCAGCAGTCTAGCTGCCAGCCGGCTTGCTGCACCTCCTCCTGCTGCAGACCTTCCTCCTCCGTGTCCCTCCTCTGCCGTCCCGTGTGCAGCTCCACCTGCTGCGTGCCCGTCCCCTCCTGCTGTGCCCCCGCCTCCTCCTGCCAGACCAGCTGCTGCCGCCCGGCCTCCTGCGTGTCCCTCCTCTGCCGCCCCACGTGCTCCTGCCCGGCCTGCTGA
- the LOC111526798 gene encoding keratin-associated protein 10-12-like isoform X4: protein MAASAMSVCSSDLSYSSRVCRPRSGDSCTDSSWQVDDCAESCCEPPCCAPSCCAPAPCLTLVCTPVSCVSSPCCQAACEPSPCQSGCTSSCTSSCCQQSSCQPACCTSSACQQACCVPVCCKTVCCKPVCCVPTCSGDSSSCCQQSSCQQACCTSSPCQQSSCVPAVCCKPVCCVPVCSGASSLCCQQSSCQPACCTSSCCRPSSSVSLLCRPVCSSTCCVPVPSCCAPASSCQTSCCRPASCVSLLCRPTCSCPAC, encoded by the exons ATGGCCGCATCCGCCATGTCTGTCTGCTCCAGTGATCTGAGCTATAGCAGCCGGGTCTGCCGGCCCAGATCCGGTGACTCTTGCACTGATTCCTCCTGGCAGGTGGACGACTGCGCAGAGAGCTGCTGTGAGCCCCCCTGCTGCGCCCCCAGCTGCTGCGCCCCGGCCCCCTGCCTGACCCTGGTCTGCACCCCAGTGAGCTGTGTGTCCAGCCCCTGCTGCCAGGCGGCCTGTGAGCCCAGCCCCTGCCAATCAGGCTGCACCAGCTCCTGCACGTCCTCGTGCTGCCAGCAGTCTAGCTGCCAGCCGGCTTGCTGCACCTCCTCCGCCTGCCAGCAGGCATGCTGTGTGCCTGTCTGCTGCAAGACTGTGTGCTGCAAGCCCGTGTGCTGTGTGCCCACCTGCTCTGGGGATTCCTCTTCATGCTGCCAGCAGTCCAGCTGCCAGCAAGCTTGCTGCACCTCTTCCCCGTGTCAGCAGTCCTCCTGTGTGCCC GCCGTCTGCTGTAAGCCCGTctgctgtgtgcctgtgtgctctGGGGCTTCCTCTCTGTGCTGCCAGCAGTCTAGCTGCCAGCCGGCTTGCTGCACCTCCTCCTGCTGCAGACCTTCCTCCTCCGTGTCCCTCCTCTGCCGTCCCGTGTGCAGCTCCACCTGCTGCGTGCCCGTCCCCTCCTGCTGTGCCCCCGCCTCCTCCTGCCAGACCAGCTGCTGCCGCCCGGCCTCCTGCGTGTCCCTCCTCTGCCGCCCCACGTGCTCCTGCCCGGCCTGCTGA
- the LOC111526798 gene encoding keratin-associated protein 10-1-like isoform X1, which produces MAASAMSVCSSDLSYSSRVCRPRSGDSCTDSSWQVDDCAESCCEPPCCAPSCCAPAPCLTLVCTPVSCVSSPCCQAACEPSPCQSGCTSSCTSSCCQQSSCQPACCTSSACQQACCVPVCCKTVCCKPVCCVPTCSGDSSSCCQQSSCQQACCTSSPCQQSSCVPVCCKPVCSKSVCCVPVCSGGSISYCQQSSCQPACCTSSPCQQTCCVPVCCKPAVCCKPVCCVPVCSGASSLCCQQSSCQPACCTSSCCRPSSSVSLLCRPVCSSTCCVPVPSCCAPASSCQTSCCRPASCVSLLCRPTCSCPAC; this is translated from the exons ATGGCCGCATCCGCCATGTCTGTCTGCTCCAGTGATCTGAGCTATAGCAGCCGGGTCTGCCGGCCCAGATCCGGTGACTCTTGCACTGATTCCTCCTGGCAGGTGGACGACTGCGCAGAGAGCTGCTGTGAGCCCCCCTGCTGCGCCCCCAGCTGCTGCGCCCCGGCCCCCTGCCTGACCCTGGTCTGCACCCCAGTGAGCTGTGTGTCCAGCCCCTGCTGCCAGGCGGCCTGTGAGCCCAGCCCCTGCCAATCAGGCTGCACCAGCTCCTGCACGTCCTCGTGCTGCCAGCAGTCTAGCTGCCAGCCGGCTTGCTGCACCTCCTCCGCCTGCCAGCAGGCATGCTGTGTGCCTGTCTGCTGCAAGACTGTGTGCTGCAAGCCCGTGTGCTGTGTGCCCACCTGCTCTGGGGATTCCTCTTCATGCTGCCAGCAGTCCAGCTGCCAGCAAGCTTGCTGCACCTCTTCCCCGTGTCAGCAGTCCTCCTGTGTGCCCGTCTGCTGCAAGCCTGTCTGCTCCAAGTCCGTCTGCTGTGTGCCTGTCTGCTCTGGGGGTTCCATTTCATACTGCCAGCAGTCTAGCTGCCAGCCGGCTTGCTGCACCTCCTCCCCCTGCCAGCAGACCTGCTGTGTGCCCGTCTGCTGCAAGCCT GCCGTCTGCTGTAAGCCCGTctgctgtgtgcctgtgtgctctGGGGCTTCCTCTCTGTGCTGCCAGCAGTCTAGCTGCCAGCCGGCTTGCTGCACCTCCTCCTGCTGCAGACCTTCCTCCTCCGTGTCCCTCCTCTGCCGTCCCGTGTGCAGCTCCACCTGCTGCGTGCCCGTCCCCTCCTGCTGTGCCCCCGCCTCCTCCTGCCAGACCAGCTGCTGCCGCCCGGCCTCCTGCGTGTCCCTCCTCTGCCGCCCCACGTGCTCCTGCCCGGCCTGCTGA